The DNA segment GAGCGTGCTCTCCGGCTCGGGTGCGGCCGGCGCATTGGTCACCGGCGTCGATGGCTCCGGCAGCCCCGGGGACCGCGGCCGCCTGCACTCCACATACACAACCCACCGCGCCGCCCGAAGTTCATCGGGCATGACAGACCGCCCGAACGCGCCCGAAAGGATCGACGGGGCCTGCTGGTCCTTGGAGAGCAGGACGCCGGTCGCCCAATCCGGGCTCATCCGCGCGTCCGGCACGCGGTCCGCACCCTCGTCCGCCGGCTGCGCGCCGATCGACATCCACCCCGACATCGTCCAATCCGGACGCAGCGGTCCGATCGACAGCCCCGGCGGTGAAACCCGCAACGCCCTCGCGGCGACCACACGGGTAATCGGAATGTCGCCAACTCGAAGTTCCACCGTCGTCGTCCGGGACTCGGCGACCGCCGACCGATCGAGCGGTGCAAGCCCGGCGATCGGTGGCCCGGTGTGGACGAGCGGAGTTTGCAGCAGGAGCCTGGTAACGCCGACCGGGGGAACAGTGACCAGATCGGGCGCTCCAGCCCCCGTCTGCCGCGGAATGCCGACAACCATCGGCGCCATGGTGAGGTTGGCGATTCCGATTGAAGGGCGCAGCGGCCGCGTCACCCCGTCCCCCGCTCCGCAATCGTCGATCACCCACACCAGAGCCGGCGGCTGCAGGTCGAGCCACCCCCGTGCCCTCGCGGCCACCTCAGTTGGCGGGAGCGTTGAATCGGTCAGGTCACGCAGCAGCGGCGCCAGCCCGGCCCCCTCCACCTGCCAAGCCGGTGCTGCGATCCCCGGCCCCCCGACCGCGCCGATCCCCGCGGCCCCAGCCGCGGGGGCCGAGCCCGTCATCGGTTCGTCAAACGACAGCACCGTCCCGAGACGCCACCGAAGCCGCAACGCAAGGTCCGGATCAATCGCCTGAAGTCTCGAGAGACCGGCCGACCACAATCCCTCGGACTGCATCGCGAGGGCCTCGATGACCCGGTCCGGGAACAGCGCCAAAGTCGCCGGGCCACGCATGCCGAGATTCGCCTCGACCAACCGGGCCCGCCAGCGTGAGGCAGGAGAACGCGACGCCTTGCCAAGAGCCCGCCGCAGCCACTCGGACTCCCGCAGCAATTCAGTCCGAATCCCGGGTTCCGACCCGCGTTGATGCCCAAACCCGGGCACCGGGCCGAGCGATGCCCACTGGATCGGAAACGCCCGATCATCCAGCCGCATCATGCTGGACCCTGCCATCGCCGGCATCTTCGCGACGATCGCCCAAGTCCCGACCGAAGCCGGCCGCGCCGACGCCGATGCGGGAGTCGCGGTCCACACGCCGGCCGGCCCGAGCCATGCAAGTTCAAACGGGATGGCCCCCCCCCGCTCCGGTGGTGCCTGCGCCGCCCCGATCCAGAACACCTCTCCCTCCACCGACACCGGCACCGTACCGCCCGACGACGCCAGCCCCAGGCTCACCCGCCCGTTGGCCGGCATCGGCCCCTCGACCGCCACCGGTACCACCAGCACCCGCTCGGGCACCGCCAGCACGGGCGTCTCCATCGGTGTCAGCCCTGCGGCGGCGCGGTCCGACGCCGACCCCCCGCAGGCGCTCGCCCCCAAGAGCACCGCCACGCCCACCGCACTCAGGCTTTTTCGCCAAACTTGTCGGCACGCACCAAAGAGCGCCGCCGTCCTGCTCGATACAACCTGCACGACCGGACCGCTGATCTGTCCAGCGACGTGTGCCCAACCGGGTGTTGGTTCGCACAGTTGGACAGCCGCGGCACCCGGGTCGCTTCCACGCTGGGAGTTCCACATGGTCGAGGTCCTCTCGGACGGCCGAGTCACGTTCCGCATGTTCCGCCCCGGCGCCGAGAGCATCGAGGTTCGGACCGATTTTACCGGATGGCGTGCCGGGTCCATACGCATGGAACAGGGCAAGGACGGCTGGTGGCACGCCGAATCCGAGGCGCCCCCCGGGGATCACCTCTTCTCGTATCTCATCGACGGCTCCACCTGGCTCCCCGACTACGCGGCCCATGGCATCAAGGCCAACGGCTTCGGCGGATGGGTCAGCGTCCTGCACGTCCCCGGCCATTCGCTCGCCCGCGCGGCCTGACCGTCACGCCCCCGCCCCCTGCTCGCTCCGCACCGGCAGGGTGCCGACGACGTTCTCGATCACCGAATCGGTCGTCAGCCCCTCGGCTTCACCCTCGAAGTTCAGGATCAGTCGGTGCCGAAGCGCCGGGATCGCCACGCTGCGGAGGTCGTCCACCGACACCGCCGCACGCCCGTCCAGCAGTGCCCGGCACTTGCCCGCCAGCACCAGCGCCTGCGCCCCGCGCGGCGACGCCCCGAGCCTGACGTACTGGTTCACCATCGGCGTCGAGAACTCGCCCGACGCCGCTCCCGTCCCGGACCGTCCCTTGGGATGGGTCGCCAGCGTCAGCCGCACCGCGTAGTCCTGGATGTGCGGCGCGATGGCGACCCGGCGCACGAGTTCCTGGTAGGCCACGATCGCCGGCGCGTTCATCACCGGCGCGACCTCCGGTGTCGACGCCGAAGTCGTGCGGCGGAGAATCTCGGCCAGATCCTCACGGGCCGGCGGCCCCAGCAGCAGTTTGAAGAAGAACCGGTCCAGCTGCGCCTCGGGCAGCGGGTAGGTCCCCTCCTGCTCGATGGGGTTCTGCGTCGCCATCACAAAGAACGGCTCCGGAAGGCGATGGGTCGTCCCCCCGACCGTCACGGACCGCTCCTGCATCGCCTCCAGCATCGCGGACTGGGTCTTCGGCGTCGCGCGGTTGATCTCGTCCGCCAGCACGATCTGCGCGAACACCGGCCCCTGCTGGAAACTGAACTGTCGTCGCCGCCCCCCGGCCCCGTCGTCCTGCTCGGTCACGATCGTCGTTCCCGAGATATCCGCCGGCATCAGGTCCGGCGTGAACTGCACCCGCGAGAACGACAGCGACAGCGCCCGCCCCAGCGACCGGATCAGCAGCGTCTTGCCCAGGCCCGGCACGCCCTCGAGCAGCACGTGCCCGCCCGTGAACAGGCACGTCAGCACCCCGTCCACGACCTCCCGCTGCCCCACGATGACCCGCCCGATCTCCTCACGGACCCGCGCGTAGTCCGCGCCGAACCGCGCCACCGCCTCGCGCACCGCCTCCGGCGACTTCAGGCTTGCGACATCGATCGGCTGGCTGTCGGGCATGGTCCTCGCAACGGGGGCTCGTTCACCCGCTCATCGGCGCCCGCAGCGCCGGTCCGAACAGGCCGCGGTCGGATTCGAACCGACGAGGGCTTACGCCAGCGGATTTGCAATCCGCCCCATTCGTCCACTTTGGTACGCGGCCACGTTGTGTCCCCTTTCGGGGATGGACGCTAAGAGTAGACACCTCCCGGGTCAAGAACGCCCTCCCACGCATGGCGGGCAACTCGATACGATACCGGCGGGTCGATGGACCGCCCCGCCCGGCACCAAGGAACGCCATGCCACTCCCCCCACGATCGCGCCTCGCCCGCACGCTCCTGCTCGCCTCCGCGGCCGCGGTCGTTCACGGGCTCTTCACACCGGCCCTCACTCGCGGCGAGCCGCCGCACGAGGCACCTCCCCCCGCGCCACCCTCGAAACCGGCATCCACACCTGCCTCCCCACCCCGCGGCGGTGTGAGCGATGCCGAGGTCGACCAAGTCATCGCCGACCTCGAGCGGGCCGTCGGCCCCTCGCCGCTGATCAAGCCAGTGCTCCGGGATGGCGCCCCGGTCTTCCCGTCCGCAACGCCCAAGGGGGCATCGAGGCTCCTTCCCGAGGGCACGTTTCTCCCCTCCCGTCGCGGACGGGTGGTGCGCGCCGCCGACCGCGCGGTCTTCGTGTTTGATCCCACGACCGACGGGGCCGAGTCGCCCATGATCCTGCTCCCCGGCGCGTACCTCGCCGCCATGGAGCGGTCCGCCGAGCAGCGCGGCGCTGACACGAAGTTCGTCATTACCGGACAGGTCTTCGCCTTCAAGGGTCGCAACTACCTGCTCCCCACGTCTCGCCCCGTCGCCGAAGTCGGCTCTCCCGACGCCGCCACCGCCAGCCAGAACTCCACGGCCCCGGCCATGGCCGACCCCGAACTGGAGCGGATCGTTGCCGACCTCGAGAAGGAGCGCGGCGGCGGCCGAACCGCGGAGCCGCTGCAACTCCCTTCGATGCCCCGCGACTCCGCCCGCAAACGCCTCTCCTCCGAGGGCACGCTCCTGACCATGCGCCGCGGCCGCGTCGTGCGGTCCGGAGCCGGCGATTGGGCCTTCGTCGTCGACGCCGACACCGATTCCCCGGCCGAGGCGCCGCTCGTCCTCCAGCCCTGCCTCATCCTCGAAGACATCGAGCGGATCGCCCGCACCCAGGGCGAGTCCGCCACCATCACCCTCAGCGGGCAGGTCTTCGTCTACCGCGAGCGCAACTACATCATGCCCACGATGTTCTGGGTGAACCGCCCCAGCGAGGGCGTCATCCCGACCCAATAACTCAGTGCGTCTGGACCAGGCCCGCCGGCGCCGTCATCGGCCGATCGTCGAGCGCCACCGGGTGCCGGGGCGCCGACTCTGATTCCTCGCCCTCGAGCGGGAAGAAGCGCGAGCCCGCGAGCCGCACGCGCCGGTTGCTGGTCACGCGAGGGATCATCGGCTGCACCACGAGGAGCGCCGCCGCGAGCGCCGCGTTCATCGCCAGCATCCAGACCATCGATCGCAGCTCGAGGAAGATCATCACCGCGGTCGCCACCACCAGCACCAGCGACAGCGGGATCACCGCCTGCCACGCCACCGACATCACCTGGTCATACCGCAGCCGCGGGATCGTCCAGCGAACCACCATCGCGAAGCAGACCACCGTCATGGTCTTGCCCATGAACACAGCAAACTTCGCCAGCACTACCCAGAACGTCGCCGCCTGCTCCGGGAACACGTTCACGAACGGCAACAACTCCCACCCGCCCAGGAACAGCAGCACGAAGAACGCGCTCGACGTGATCAGGTTGGCGTACTCCGCGAGGAAGTACAGCGCGAACCGCATCGACGAATACTCGGTGTGGTACCCGCCCACGAGCTCGTTCTCGCACTCCGCGTTGTCGAACGGCACCCGGTTCGCCTCGGCCAGCGCCGCGATGAACAGGATCACCCCCGCCAGCGGCTGCGAGAAGATCAGCCACCCGTGCTGCAGCTGGTGCTGCACGATGGCCAGCGGCATCAGCGAGCCGACGAGCAGCAGCACGCACAGCACCATCAGCCCGATCGGGATCTCGTAGCACAGCATCTGGGCGGCGCACCGCATCCCGCCCAGGAACGAAAACTTGTTGTTCGACGCCCAGCTCCCCAGCACAATCCCGTACAGACCCAGCGAGGCGCACGCCAGCAGGTAGACCACCCCGACATTGATCGCCGCCCCCGCCACCACCACCGGCCCCCCCTGGATCGTCCACTGCACCAGCGGAATCGTGAACGTCGGGCAGATCCACACCCCGCCCCACGGGATGATCGCAAACCCCAGCAGCGCCACGGCGATGATCGAGGCCGGCGCCACCGTGAACAGCGTCCGGTCCGCGCCGTGCGGGGCGTAGTCCTCCTTCAGGTAGAACTTCAGCCCGTCCGCGAGCGCCTGGCCGAGCCCCGCCATCTTCCAGTTCGGCAGAAACGACAGCCCCAGCGTCAGCCCCACGCGGTTC comes from the Phycisphaeraceae bacterium genome and includes:
- a CDS encoding MoxR family ATPase is translated as MPDSQPIDVASLKSPEAVREAVARFGADYARVREEIGRVIVGQREVVDGVLTCLFTGGHVLLEGVPGLGKTLLIRSLGRALSLSFSRVQFTPDLMPADISGTTIVTEQDDGAGGRRRQFSFQQGPVFAQIVLADEINRATPKTQSAMLEAMQERSVTVGGTTHRLPEPFFVMATQNPIEQEGTYPLPEAQLDRFFFKLLLGPPAREDLAEILRRTTSASTPEVAPVMNAPAIVAYQELVRRVAIAPHIQDYAVRLTLATHPKGRSGTGAASGEFSTPMVNQYVRLGASPRGAQALVLAGKCRALLDGRAAVSVDDLRSVAIPALRHRLILNFEGEAEGLTTDSVIENVVGTLPVRSEQGAGA
- a CDS encoding NADH-quinone oxidoreductase subunit H — its product is MNPPAFLTAQFIVSAILLAIVANLILVLVAGCIYLERKLSAYIQDRCGPNRVGLTLGLSFLPNWKMAGLGQALADGLKFYLKEDYAPHGADRTLFTVAPASIIAVALLGFAIIPWGGVWICPTFTIPLVQWTIQGGPVVVAGAAINVGVVYLLACASLGLYGIVLGSWASNNKFSFLGGMRCAAQMLCYEIPIGLMVLCVLLLVGSLMPLAIVQHQLQHGWLIFSQPLAGVILFIAALAEANRVPFDNAECENELVGGYHTEYSSMRFALYFLAEYANLITSSAFFVLLFLGGWELLPFVNVFPEQAATFWVVLAKFAVFMGKTMTVVCFAMVVRWTIPRLRYDQVMSVAWQAVIPLSLVLVVATAVMIFLELRSMVWMLAMNAALAAALLVVQPMIPRVTSNRRVRLAGSRFFPLEGEESESAPRHPVALDDRPMTAPAGLVQTH